In Parasegetibacter sp. NRK P23, the genomic stretch GGTGTTGATGAACTCCTGGATACCGTTGATTTCCTCTTCGATACGGTTCTGGCGCGCATGAAGGCCCTGCACTTCATCTTCCAGGTCGCTTACTTCCATCGGAAGTTCACCTTTCAAAATCTTGATTTCGTCCAGTTTGGACTCAATCTTCTGCAGTGTGATCAGCGAGGCTAATTTTTCCTCAACGGAGAATTCTTTAACTGTAGCCATATTATATATAATATTGAATCGGGTTTGTTATGACGTCCGATTTAAGGACGGCAAAGTTAGGAAATTTTTTCAGCAAAATTTCATATAGCAATTCTACGGTAAATTGTTCACTTTCAAAATGCCCGATATCCGCGATCACCATTTGCCCTTCCGCTCCGAAAAATTCATGGTATTTCACATCAGCGGTTATATAAAAATCCACTCCTTGACGTAATGCATTGGAAATCAAAAAACTACCTGCGCCACCACAAACGGCTACGCGACGTACCTCACGGTTCCTGAGCGGCGTGTGCCGTAAGGCTGTTAGTCCAAAGGATTTTTTAATCCGTGCCAGAAATTCCTGTTCCGCAACCGGCTGGGTGAGCTCCCCCACAATTCCGGCGCCATTTTCAGGATGCTGGTTTTCAAGGCGTACCACCTCGTAAGCAACTTCCTCATAAGGATGCGCGGCGCGAAGCGCCTTTAAAACGGCCCCCTCCTTCCAGGATTCAAACAGCACTTCAAGCTTATGCTCCTGCTCCAGGTGGCGCGCCCCCTTTTCTCCAAGGAATGGGTTTGCACCATCCATTGCCCGGAAGGTACCTTCGCCCGGGGCCTGAAAACTGCATTCATCGTATAATCCGATGGTTCCCGCCCCGGCGTTGAATAAGGCAACCCGTACCTGCTCCAGGTGACTTGCCGGAACATAAGTATATAATTTCCGGAGCAACCCGTTCATCGGCTGTAGCACCTTCTGTTTCTCTAACCCCATTTTATCGGCCATCCGGCCACTCACGCCGTTGATCCTGTTGTCGATATTCGTATGAATGGCGTAAAGTGCAATATCGTTCCGGATCGCTTTTATAACCGTTCTTTCCACATGATTCCTCCCGGTCAGTTTCTTCAGTCCTTTGAAAATGACCGGGTGGTGCGCCACCACCATATTACAACCGCGGGCAATGGCCTCATCCAGTACCGCTTCAGTAACATCTAAGGTAACCAGTACGCCGGTACAAATGGTTTCCCCGTTGCCTGTAAGCAGCCCGGAATTGTCCCATTCTTCCTGCAATGCCGGAGGCGCTATGATTTCCAGCCAATCCGATATATCTTTAATACGTGTAGCCATATCTTCCGCCCTTTTAAACTTCCGTTCAAATCTAAATAAAGAAATTACGCCCGTTCATCCAAAATTTTGCCACATTGCTGCAATTTAAAATATCTTTCCCGTCAACCAATGATACATCTTTCACTAAAATGCAAAGCAACCGAATGAAAAAATTCTATCGCCTGTTACTGGCAGGTGCACTGCTTGCCGGCATTACCGGCAACGCTCAAACGAAAAAACAGTTAAAGCCCGAAGATTACGGCAAATGGCAAAGCCTGGGCGCCACCGCTATTTCCAACAATGGCGCATGGCTCGCCTGGCAGATGATGGTGCAGAAGGACAATGACAGTCTGTTCCTCGAGAACCTGCTCACCAAAAAGAAATACGCCATCGCTTTCGCTTCAGGACCGGTATTTTCCGGCGACAATCAATGGATCGCTTACAGGGTTGGCGTATCCTACAAAGAATCGGAAAAGCTGGAAGAACAAAAAAAGCCGGTAGAATACAGTACGGGCTACATGAACCTGGTTACAGGCAGGCAGTATTCCATCAAAAATGCGGGCAGGTTTTCATTCAGTGAAAATGGGAAGTTCCTGGCCATTACCCTCGATCCGGCCAAAGGTAACACGGAAAAAGGAAGCATCCTGTTGCTCCGGAACCTGACTGACAGCACCACACGAACCATCGGGAACGTTACGGCATCCGCTTTCAATAAAAAAGGAGATTTCCTCGCTTATGTTATTGAAGGCGCCAACGACGCGGCCAACAGCGTGGAACTTTTTAACCTGA encodes the following:
- a CDS encoding Nif3-like dinuclear metal center hexameric protein yields the protein MATRIKDISDWLEIIAPPALQEEWDNSGLLTGNGETICTGVLVTLDVTEAVLDEAIARGCNMVVAHHPVIFKGLKKLTGRNHVERTVIKAIRNDIALYAIHTNIDNRINGVSGRMADKMGLEKQKVLQPMNGLLRKLYTYVPASHLEQVRVALFNAGAGTIGLYDECSFQAPGEGTFRAMDGANPFLGEKGARHLEQEHKLEVLFESWKEGAVLKALRAAHPYEEVAYEVVRLENQHPENGAGIVGELTQPVAEQEFLARIKKSFGLTALRHTPLRNREVRRVAVCGGAGSFLISNALRQGVDFYITADVKYHEFFGAEGQMVIADIGHFESEQFTVELLYEILLKKFPNFAVLKSDVITNPIQYYI